The Populus alba chromosome 6, ASM523922v2, whole genome shotgun sequence genome contains a region encoding:
- the LOC118033606 gene encoding pathogenesis-related homeodomain protein isoform X3: protein MGDSGKTSKLQDWHKCSPSDTVTGSLLIKSLKIKKDSKISPRKGQKTKTKTKSKPQPKPIPHLKTIISSAVSKRKVSPKSIGNGSTSRKLIHRKILHKALDKKASRKGASSELQFSTIDSKGNGKNGDEGAIKKLKKRKPKKRQRDKVKLDEPSRLQRRARYLMIKMKLDQNLIDAYSGEGWKGQSREKIRPEKELLRAWKQILKCKLGLRDIIQQVDSLSTVGCIEETVMAPDGSISHEHIFCAKCKLNEVSPDNDIVLCDGTCNCAFHQKCLEPPLDTESRDQGWFCKFCECRMDIIEAMNAHLGTHFSEDSSWQDIFTEEAAIPDAGNVLVNPEEEWPSDDSEDDNYDPERRDNIMSEAGTDDDASDDISSSTSLGWSSDGEVSLGSRRWEMHSLDFRNNSIYRSLDSDETSDGEIVCGRRQRRAIDYKKLYDEVFGKDAPAHELASEDEDWGPGKRKRREKESNAASTLMTLCESKKRSESDETIEGMMKLPPQSRRPIFRLPPDAVELSFPFHVLSQKLRQVFVENELPSRTVKENLSKELGLEPGKVSKWFKNSRYLALKSRKVEKGEQLHNSGSEVSAEPTLNVMEGKTADLSQDSWEETEVCIPKNLKRILQRKKLKSISRSLRKNEQKRGSYESPTKSNEMNAECSDDVSLKKLLKAKPKGVKKKVNPISTVAEYDMERLCRAKSILETMKQKVVKLQNGKARKSSKTRPLEEFIVYIPIAELRGKN, encoded by the exons ATGGGTGATTCTGGAAAGACGTCAAAGCTGCAAGACTGGCACAAATGTTCACCTTCTGACACAGTGACTGGGTCGTTGCTGATTAAATcattgaagataaagaaggacAGCAAAATATCTCCTAGAAAAGGCCAAAAAACGAAaacgaaaacaaaatcaaaaccacaACCAAAACCAATACCTCATCTAAAAACTATCATCAGTTCAGCTGtatcaaaaagaaaagtttCTCCTAAGAGCATTGGGAATGGCTCTACCAGTAGAAAGCTGATTCATAGGAAAATTCTGCATAAAGCACTTGATAAGAAGGCCTCAAGGAAGGGGGCTTCCTCAGAGCTCCAATTTTCAACTATTGATTCTAAGGGAAATGGAAAAAATGGCGATGAAGGTGcaattaaaaaactcaagaagAGGAAGCCTAAGAAAAGGCAAAGGGACAAGGTGAAGCTAGATGAACCATCACGATTGCAGAGGAGAGCAAGGTACCTGATGATTAAAATGAAGCTGGACCAGAACCTTATAGATGCTTACTCTGGAGAAGGCTGGAAAGGTCAAAG TCGAGAGAAGATCAGGCCAGAAAAGGAACTACTGCGGGCATGGAAGCAGATTTTGAAGTGTAAACTTGGATTACGTGATATAATTCAGCAGGTGGATTCTCTTAGTACAGTAGGATGCATTGAAGAGACAGTTATGGCTCCAGATGGATCTATTTCACATGAACAT ATATTCTGTGCGAAGTGCAAATTGAATGAAGTTTCCCCAGATAATGATATTGTACTCTGTGATGGTACATGCAACTGTGCTTTCCACCAAAAATGCCTCGAACCTCCCTTGGATACTGAAAGTA GAGATCAGGGATGGTTTTGCAAGTTCTGTGAATGCAGGATggatattatagaagctatgAATGCTCATTTGGGAACCCATTTCTCAGAGGACAGCAGTTGGCAG GATATTTTCACAGAAGAAGCAGCAATTCCTGATGCTGGAAATGTGCTAGTAAACCCCGAAGAAGAATGGCCTTCAGATGATTCTGAAGATGATAATTACGATCCAGAGAGGAGAGACAACATCATGAGTGAAGCGGGTACTGATGATGATGCATCTGATGACATCAGCAGTTCAACCAGCTTGGGTTGGTCTTCAGATGGTGAGGTTTCTTTGGGATCCAGGAGGTGGGAGATGCATAGCTTGGACTTCAGAAACAATTCTATTTATAGGAGTTTAGATTCTGATGAAACCAGTGATGGGGAAATTGTTTGTGGCCGTAGGCAGAGAAGAGCAATTGACTATAAGAAGTTATATGAT GAGGTGTTTGGAAAGGATGCTCCTGCACATGAGCTAGCCAGCGAAGATGAAGATTGGGGTCCTGGAAAAAGAAAGCGACGGGAGAAGGAGTCAAATGCAGCCAGCACCCTTATGACACTGtgtgaaagtaaaaaaagaagtgaaagtGATGAGACCATTGAAGGGATGATGAAGCTTCCCCCCCAATCTCGAAGGCCAATTTTCAGACTCCCCCCTGATGCAGTTGAG TTATCTTTCCCTTTTCATGTGCTGTCCCAGAAACTTCGCCAAGTATTTGTAGAGAATGAACTTCCATCTAGAACTGTCAAGGAGAATCTGTCAAAAGAATTGGGCCTTGAACCCGGGAAG GTTAGCAAATGGTTCAAGAATTCCCGTTATTTAGCTCTAAAGTCCCGGAAG GTAGAGAAAGGAGAACAACTTCATAATTCTGGTTCCGAAGTCTCTGCTGAACCCACATTAAATGTCATGGAGGGCAAAACTGCTGATCTTTCACAGGATTCTTGGGAAGAAACTGAGGTATGTATCccaaagaatttgaaaaggatCCTTCAGAGGAAGAAGCTGAAGTCAATAAGCAGAAGTTTAAGGAAAAATGAACAGAAAAGAGGTTCCTACGAATCACCTACTAAAAGCAATGAG atGAATGCCGAGTGCAGTGATGATGTGAGCTTGAAGAAATTGTTAAAAGCAAAACCAAAGGGagtaaagaaaaaggttaaTCCTATTTCAACAGTGGCTGAATATGATATGGAGAGACTCTGTAGAGCAAAGTCTATATTAGAGACGATGAAGCAGAAAGTGGTGAAGCTACAAAATGGCAAAGCTAGGAAGTCATCCAAAACCCGTCCACTTGAAGAATTTATCGTTTACATTCCCATTGCTGAGTTGAGGGGAAAAAATTGA
- the LOC118033606 gene encoding pathogenesis-related homeodomain protein isoform X1, whose translation MGDSGKTSKLQDWHKCSPSDTVTGSLLIKSLKIKKDSKISPRKGQKTKTKTKSKPQPKPIPHLKTIISSAVSKRKVSPKSIGNGSTSRKLIHRKILHKALDKKASRKGASSELQFSTIDSKGNGKNGDEGAIKKLKKRKPKKRQRDKVKLDEPSRLQRRARYLMIKMKLDQNLIDAYSGEGWKGQSREKIRPEKELLRAWKQILKCKLGLRDIIQQVDSLSTVGCIEETVMAPDGSISHEHIFCAKCKLNEVSPDNDIVLCDGTCNCAFHQKCLEPPLDTESIPLGDQGWFCKFCECRMDIIEAMNAHLGTHFSEDSSWQDIFTEEAAIPDAGNVLVNPEEEWPSDDSEDDNYDPERRDNIMSEAGTDDDASDDISSSTSLGWSSDGEVSLGSRRWEMHSLDFRNNSIYRSLDSDETSDGEIVCGRRQRRAIDYKKLYDEVFGKDAPAHELASEDEDWGPGKRKRREKESNAASTLMTLCESKKRSESDETIEGMMKLPPQSRRPIFRLPPDAVELSFPFHVLSQKLRQVFVENELPSRTVKENLSKELGLEPGKVSKWFKNSRYLALKSRKVEKGEQLHNSGSEVSAEPTLNVMEGKTADLSQDSWEETEVCIPKNLKRILQRKKLKSISRSLRKNEQKRGSYESPTKSNEMNAECSDDVSLKKLLKAKPKGVKKKVNPISTVAEYDMERLCRAKSILETMKQKVVKLQNGKARKSSKTRPLEEFIVYIPIAELRGKN comes from the exons ATGGGTGATTCTGGAAAGACGTCAAAGCTGCAAGACTGGCACAAATGTTCACCTTCTGACACAGTGACTGGGTCGTTGCTGATTAAATcattgaagataaagaaggacAGCAAAATATCTCCTAGAAAAGGCCAAAAAACGAAaacgaaaacaaaatcaaaaccacaACCAAAACCAATACCTCATCTAAAAACTATCATCAGTTCAGCTGtatcaaaaagaaaagtttCTCCTAAGAGCATTGGGAATGGCTCTACCAGTAGAAAGCTGATTCATAGGAAAATTCTGCATAAAGCACTTGATAAGAAGGCCTCAAGGAAGGGGGCTTCCTCAGAGCTCCAATTTTCAACTATTGATTCTAAGGGAAATGGAAAAAATGGCGATGAAGGTGcaattaaaaaactcaagaagAGGAAGCCTAAGAAAAGGCAAAGGGACAAGGTGAAGCTAGATGAACCATCACGATTGCAGAGGAGAGCAAGGTACCTGATGATTAAAATGAAGCTGGACCAGAACCTTATAGATGCTTACTCTGGAGAAGGCTGGAAAGGTCAAAG TCGAGAGAAGATCAGGCCAGAAAAGGAACTACTGCGGGCATGGAAGCAGATTTTGAAGTGTAAACTTGGATTACGTGATATAATTCAGCAGGTGGATTCTCTTAGTACAGTAGGATGCATTGAAGAGACAGTTATGGCTCCAGATGGATCTATTTCACATGAACAT ATATTCTGTGCGAAGTGCAAATTGAATGAAGTTTCCCCAGATAATGATATTGTACTCTGTGATGGTACATGCAACTGTGCTTTCCACCAAAAATGCCTCGAACCTCCCTTGGATACTGAAAGTA TACCTCTAGGAGATCAGGGATGGTTTTGCAAGTTCTGTGAATGCAGGATggatattatagaagctatgAATGCTCATTTGGGAACCCATTTCTCAGAGGACAGCAGTTGGCAG GATATTTTCACAGAAGAAGCAGCAATTCCTGATGCTGGAAATGTGCTAGTAAACCCCGAAGAAGAATGGCCTTCAGATGATTCTGAAGATGATAATTACGATCCAGAGAGGAGAGACAACATCATGAGTGAAGCGGGTACTGATGATGATGCATCTGATGACATCAGCAGTTCAACCAGCTTGGGTTGGTCTTCAGATGGTGAGGTTTCTTTGGGATCCAGGAGGTGGGAGATGCATAGCTTGGACTTCAGAAACAATTCTATTTATAGGAGTTTAGATTCTGATGAAACCAGTGATGGGGAAATTGTTTGTGGCCGTAGGCAGAGAAGAGCAATTGACTATAAGAAGTTATATGAT GAGGTGTTTGGAAAGGATGCTCCTGCACATGAGCTAGCCAGCGAAGATGAAGATTGGGGTCCTGGAAAAAGAAAGCGACGGGAGAAGGAGTCAAATGCAGCCAGCACCCTTATGACACTGtgtgaaagtaaaaaaagaagtgaaagtGATGAGACCATTGAAGGGATGATGAAGCTTCCCCCCCAATCTCGAAGGCCAATTTTCAGACTCCCCCCTGATGCAGTTGAG TTATCTTTCCCTTTTCATGTGCTGTCCCAGAAACTTCGCCAAGTATTTGTAGAGAATGAACTTCCATCTAGAACTGTCAAGGAGAATCTGTCAAAAGAATTGGGCCTTGAACCCGGGAAG GTTAGCAAATGGTTCAAGAATTCCCGTTATTTAGCTCTAAAGTCCCGGAAG GTAGAGAAAGGAGAACAACTTCATAATTCTGGTTCCGAAGTCTCTGCTGAACCCACATTAAATGTCATGGAGGGCAAAACTGCTGATCTTTCACAGGATTCTTGGGAAGAAACTGAGGTATGTATCccaaagaatttgaaaaggatCCTTCAGAGGAAGAAGCTGAAGTCAATAAGCAGAAGTTTAAGGAAAAATGAACAGAAAAGAGGTTCCTACGAATCACCTACTAAAAGCAATGAG atGAATGCCGAGTGCAGTGATGATGTGAGCTTGAAGAAATTGTTAAAAGCAAAACCAAAGGGagtaaagaaaaaggttaaTCCTATTTCAACAGTGGCTGAATATGATATGGAGAGACTCTGTAGAGCAAAGTCTATATTAGAGACGATGAAGCAGAAAGTGGTGAAGCTACAAAATGGCAAAGCTAGGAAGTCATCCAAAACCCGTCCACTTGAAGAATTTATCGTTTACATTCCCATTGCTGAGTTGAGGGGAAAAAATTGA
- the LOC118033606 gene encoding pathogenesis-related homeodomain protein isoform X2, whose product MGDSGKTSKLQDWHKCSPSDTVTGSLLIKSLKIKKDSKISPRKGQKTKTKTKSKPQPKPIPHLKTIISSAVSKRKVSPKSIGNGSTSRKLIHRKILHKALDKKASRKGASSELQFSTIDSKGNGKNGDEGAIKKLKKRKPKKRQRDKVKLDEPSRLQRRARYLMIKMKLDQNLIDAYSGEGWKGQSREKIRPEKELLRAWKQILKCKLGLRDIIQQVDSLSTVGCIEETVMAPDGSISHEHIFCAKCKLNEVSPDNDIVLCDGTCNCAFHQKCLEPPLDTEIPLGDQGWFCKFCECRMDIIEAMNAHLGTHFSEDSSWQDIFTEEAAIPDAGNVLVNPEEEWPSDDSEDDNYDPERRDNIMSEAGTDDDASDDISSSTSLGWSSDGEVSLGSRRWEMHSLDFRNNSIYRSLDSDETSDGEIVCGRRQRRAIDYKKLYDEVFGKDAPAHELASEDEDWGPGKRKRREKESNAASTLMTLCESKKRSESDETIEGMMKLPPQSRRPIFRLPPDAVELSFPFHVLSQKLRQVFVENELPSRTVKENLSKELGLEPGKVSKWFKNSRYLALKSRKVEKGEQLHNSGSEVSAEPTLNVMEGKTADLSQDSWEETEVCIPKNLKRILQRKKLKSISRSLRKNEQKRGSYESPTKSNEMNAECSDDVSLKKLLKAKPKGVKKKVNPISTVAEYDMERLCRAKSILETMKQKVVKLQNGKARKSSKTRPLEEFIVYIPIAELRGKN is encoded by the exons ATGGGTGATTCTGGAAAGACGTCAAAGCTGCAAGACTGGCACAAATGTTCACCTTCTGACACAGTGACTGGGTCGTTGCTGATTAAATcattgaagataaagaaggacAGCAAAATATCTCCTAGAAAAGGCCAAAAAACGAAaacgaaaacaaaatcaaaaccacaACCAAAACCAATACCTCATCTAAAAACTATCATCAGTTCAGCTGtatcaaaaagaaaagtttCTCCTAAGAGCATTGGGAATGGCTCTACCAGTAGAAAGCTGATTCATAGGAAAATTCTGCATAAAGCACTTGATAAGAAGGCCTCAAGGAAGGGGGCTTCCTCAGAGCTCCAATTTTCAACTATTGATTCTAAGGGAAATGGAAAAAATGGCGATGAAGGTGcaattaaaaaactcaagaagAGGAAGCCTAAGAAAAGGCAAAGGGACAAGGTGAAGCTAGATGAACCATCACGATTGCAGAGGAGAGCAAGGTACCTGATGATTAAAATGAAGCTGGACCAGAACCTTATAGATGCTTACTCTGGAGAAGGCTGGAAAGGTCAAAG TCGAGAGAAGATCAGGCCAGAAAAGGAACTACTGCGGGCATGGAAGCAGATTTTGAAGTGTAAACTTGGATTACGTGATATAATTCAGCAGGTGGATTCTCTTAGTACAGTAGGATGCATTGAAGAGACAGTTATGGCTCCAGATGGATCTATTTCACATGAACAT ATATTCTGTGCGAAGTGCAAATTGAATGAAGTTTCCCCAGATAATGATATTGTACTCTGTGATGGTACATGCAACTGTGCTTTCCACCAAAAATGCCTCGAACCTCCCTTGGATACTGAAA TACCTCTAGGAGATCAGGGATGGTTTTGCAAGTTCTGTGAATGCAGGATggatattatagaagctatgAATGCTCATTTGGGAACCCATTTCTCAGAGGACAGCAGTTGGCAG GATATTTTCACAGAAGAAGCAGCAATTCCTGATGCTGGAAATGTGCTAGTAAACCCCGAAGAAGAATGGCCTTCAGATGATTCTGAAGATGATAATTACGATCCAGAGAGGAGAGACAACATCATGAGTGAAGCGGGTACTGATGATGATGCATCTGATGACATCAGCAGTTCAACCAGCTTGGGTTGGTCTTCAGATGGTGAGGTTTCTTTGGGATCCAGGAGGTGGGAGATGCATAGCTTGGACTTCAGAAACAATTCTATTTATAGGAGTTTAGATTCTGATGAAACCAGTGATGGGGAAATTGTTTGTGGCCGTAGGCAGAGAAGAGCAATTGACTATAAGAAGTTATATGAT GAGGTGTTTGGAAAGGATGCTCCTGCACATGAGCTAGCCAGCGAAGATGAAGATTGGGGTCCTGGAAAAAGAAAGCGACGGGAGAAGGAGTCAAATGCAGCCAGCACCCTTATGACACTGtgtgaaagtaaaaaaagaagtgaaagtGATGAGACCATTGAAGGGATGATGAAGCTTCCCCCCCAATCTCGAAGGCCAATTTTCAGACTCCCCCCTGATGCAGTTGAG TTATCTTTCCCTTTTCATGTGCTGTCCCAGAAACTTCGCCAAGTATTTGTAGAGAATGAACTTCCATCTAGAACTGTCAAGGAGAATCTGTCAAAAGAATTGGGCCTTGAACCCGGGAAG GTTAGCAAATGGTTCAAGAATTCCCGTTATTTAGCTCTAAAGTCCCGGAAG GTAGAGAAAGGAGAACAACTTCATAATTCTGGTTCCGAAGTCTCTGCTGAACCCACATTAAATGTCATGGAGGGCAAAACTGCTGATCTTTCACAGGATTCTTGGGAAGAAACTGAGGTATGTATCccaaagaatttgaaaaggatCCTTCAGAGGAAGAAGCTGAAGTCAATAAGCAGAAGTTTAAGGAAAAATGAACAGAAAAGAGGTTCCTACGAATCACCTACTAAAAGCAATGAG atGAATGCCGAGTGCAGTGATGATGTGAGCTTGAAGAAATTGTTAAAAGCAAAACCAAAGGGagtaaagaaaaaggttaaTCCTATTTCAACAGTGGCTGAATATGATATGGAGAGACTCTGTAGAGCAAAGTCTATATTAGAGACGATGAAGCAGAAAGTGGTGAAGCTACAAAATGGCAAAGCTAGGAAGTCATCCAAAACCCGTCCACTTGAAGAATTTATCGTTTACATTCCCATTGCTGAGTTGAGGGGAAAAAATTGA
- the LOC118033606 gene encoding pathogenesis-related homeodomain protein isoform X4: MGDSGKTSKLQDWHKCSPSDTVTGSLLIKSLKIKKDSKISPRKGQKTKTKTKSKPQPKPIPHLKTIISSAVSKRKVSPKSIGNGSTSRKLIHRKILHKALDKKASRKGASSELQFSTIDSKGNGKNGDEGAIKKLKKRKPKKRQRDKVKLDEPSRLQRRARYLMIKMKLDQNLIDAYSGEGWKGQSREKIRPEKELLRAWKQILKCKLGLRDIIQQVDSLSTVGCIEETVMAPDGSISHEHIFCAKCKLNEVSPDNDIVLCDGTCNCAFHQKCLEPPLDTESIPLGDQGWFCKFCECRMDIIEAMNAHLGTHFSEDSSWQDIFTEEAAIPDAGNVLVNPEEEWPSDDSEDDNYDPERRDNIMSEAGTDDDASDDISSSTSLGWSSDGEVSLGSRRWEMHSLDFRNNSIYRSLDSDETSDGEIVCGRRQRRAIDYKKLYDEVFGKDAPAHELASEDEDWGPGKRKRREKESNAASTLMTLCESKKRSESDETIEGMMKLPPQSRRPIFRLPPDAVEKLRQVFVENELPSRTVKENLSKELGLEPGKVSKWFKNSRYLALKSRKVEKGEQLHNSGSEVSAEPTLNVMEGKTADLSQDSWEETEVCIPKNLKRILQRKKLKSISRSLRKNEQKRGSYESPTKSNEMNAECSDDVSLKKLLKAKPKGVKKKVNPISTVAEYDMERLCRAKSILETMKQKVVKLQNGKARKSSKTRPLEEFIVYIPIAELRGKN; the protein is encoded by the exons ATGGGTGATTCTGGAAAGACGTCAAAGCTGCAAGACTGGCACAAATGTTCACCTTCTGACACAGTGACTGGGTCGTTGCTGATTAAATcattgaagataaagaaggacAGCAAAATATCTCCTAGAAAAGGCCAAAAAACGAAaacgaaaacaaaatcaaaaccacaACCAAAACCAATACCTCATCTAAAAACTATCATCAGTTCAGCTGtatcaaaaagaaaagtttCTCCTAAGAGCATTGGGAATGGCTCTACCAGTAGAAAGCTGATTCATAGGAAAATTCTGCATAAAGCACTTGATAAGAAGGCCTCAAGGAAGGGGGCTTCCTCAGAGCTCCAATTTTCAACTATTGATTCTAAGGGAAATGGAAAAAATGGCGATGAAGGTGcaattaaaaaactcaagaagAGGAAGCCTAAGAAAAGGCAAAGGGACAAGGTGAAGCTAGATGAACCATCACGATTGCAGAGGAGAGCAAGGTACCTGATGATTAAAATGAAGCTGGACCAGAACCTTATAGATGCTTACTCTGGAGAAGGCTGGAAAGGTCAAAG TCGAGAGAAGATCAGGCCAGAAAAGGAACTACTGCGGGCATGGAAGCAGATTTTGAAGTGTAAACTTGGATTACGTGATATAATTCAGCAGGTGGATTCTCTTAGTACAGTAGGATGCATTGAAGAGACAGTTATGGCTCCAGATGGATCTATTTCACATGAACAT ATATTCTGTGCGAAGTGCAAATTGAATGAAGTTTCCCCAGATAATGATATTGTACTCTGTGATGGTACATGCAACTGTGCTTTCCACCAAAAATGCCTCGAACCTCCCTTGGATACTGAAAGTA TACCTCTAGGAGATCAGGGATGGTTTTGCAAGTTCTGTGAATGCAGGATggatattatagaagctatgAATGCTCATTTGGGAACCCATTTCTCAGAGGACAGCAGTTGGCAG GATATTTTCACAGAAGAAGCAGCAATTCCTGATGCTGGAAATGTGCTAGTAAACCCCGAAGAAGAATGGCCTTCAGATGATTCTGAAGATGATAATTACGATCCAGAGAGGAGAGACAACATCATGAGTGAAGCGGGTACTGATGATGATGCATCTGATGACATCAGCAGTTCAACCAGCTTGGGTTGGTCTTCAGATGGTGAGGTTTCTTTGGGATCCAGGAGGTGGGAGATGCATAGCTTGGACTTCAGAAACAATTCTATTTATAGGAGTTTAGATTCTGATGAAACCAGTGATGGGGAAATTGTTTGTGGCCGTAGGCAGAGAAGAGCAATTGACTATAAGAAGTTATATGAT GAGGTGTTTGGAAAGGATGCTCCTGCACATGAGCTAGCCAGCGAAGATGAAGATTGGGGTCCTGGAAAAAGAAAGCGACGGGAGAAGGAGTCAAATGCAGCCAGCACCCTTATGACACTGtgtgaaagtaaaaaaagaagtgaaagtGATGAGACCATTGAAGGGATGATGAAGCTTCCCCCCCAATCTCGAAGGCCAATTTTCAGACTCCCCCCTGATGCAGTTGAG AAACTTCGCCAAGTATTTGTAGAGAATGAACTTCCATCTAGAACTGTCAAGGAGAATCTGTCAAAAGAATTGGGCCTTGAACCCGGGAAG GTTAGCAAATGGTTCAAGAATTCCCGTTATTTAGCTCTAAAGTCCCGGAAG GTAGAGAAAGGAGAACAACTTCATAATTCTGGTTCCGAAGTCTCTGCTGAACCCACATTAAATGTCATGGAGGGCAAAACTGCTGATCTTTCACAGGATTCTTGGGAAGAAACTGAGGTATGTATCccaaagaatttgaaaaggatCCTTCAGAGGAAGAAGCTGAAGTCAATAAGCAGAAGTTTAAGGAAAAATGAACAGAAAAGAGGTTCCTACGAATCACCTACTAAAAGCAATGAG atGAATGCCGAGTGCAGTGATGATGTGAGCTTGAAGAAATTGTTAAAAGCAAAACCAAAGGGagtaaagaaaaaggttaaTCCTATTTCAACAGTGGCTGAATATGATATGGAGAGACTCTGTAGAGCAAAGTCTATATTAGAGACGATGAAGCAGAAAGTGGTGAAGCTACAAAATGGCAAAGCTAGGAAGTCATCCAAAACCCGTCCACTTGAAGAATTTATCGTTTACATTCCCATTGCTGAGTTGAGGGGAAAAAATTGA